In the Gossypium arboreum isolate Shixiya-1 chromosome 10, ASM2569848v2, whole genome shotgun sequence genome, one interval contains:
- the LOC108465249 gene encoding uncharacterized protein LOC108465249, with protein sequence MKDYPNLFPEELPRLPLECEVEFGIDLLPSIVLLSIAPYHMEPKELVECEVQLQELLEYGFIRPSVSPWGAPILFVKKDRSMSNLYGPNELGFQPKLDQFIVVFINDILIYSKSKEEHDEHLRVVL encoded by the exons ATGAAGGACTATCCCAATCTATTTCCAGAGGAGTTACCTAGGTTACCTTTAGAGTGCGAGGTCGAATTTGGCATTGATTTGTTACCAAGCATAGTTCTGTTGTCTATTGCTCCTTATCACATGGAACCTAAAGAGCTAGTGGAATGTGAGGTGCAATTGCAAGAACTTCTAGAATATGgattcattagaccaagtgtgtcgcCATGGGGAGCTCCTATTCTGTTTGTTAAGAAAGATAGATCCATGAG CAACCTTTATGGACCAAATGAATTGGGTTTTCAGCCCAAACTTGATCAGTTTATTGTAGTCTTCATCAACGACATCTTGATCTATTCCAAGTCTAAAGAGGAACATGATGAACATTTGAGAGTGGTTCTGTAG